Proteins co-encoded in one Arachis hypogaea cultivar Tifrunner chromosome 11, arahy.Tifrunner.gnm2.J5K5, whole genome shotgun sequence genomic window:
- the LOC112720551 gene encoding aspartic proteinase 36: protein MARAHSHLLLLITTTIFSLAPCCVAGDPLLLRNSHRSSHTAMVLPLYLSPPNSSTSALDPRRQLQGSESQRHPNARMRLHDDLLLNGYYTTRLWIGTPPQMFALIVDTGSTVTYVPCSTCEQCGSHQDPKFQPDSSSTYQAVKCTLDCNCDTDKNQCVYERQYAEMSSSSGVLGEDVISFGNQSELSPQRAVFGCETVETGDLYSQHADGIMGLGRGDLSIMDQLVDKNVISDSFSLCYGGMDVGGGAMVLGGISPPSGMVFANSDPVRSPYYNIDLKEIHVAGKKLPLDPQVFDKKHGTVLDSGTTYAYLPEAAFHAFKDAIERELNSFKQISGPDPNYNDICFSGAGSDVSQLSKSFPVVDMVFGNGMKYSLSPENYMFRHSKVRGAYCLGVFQNGKDPTTLLGGIVVRNTLVTYDREHTKIGFWKTNCAELWERLQVSNASPLMPPNSGVTNSSQTFEPSVAPSASQHNAPPGEIQIAQITLAISFNISYVDMKPRIPELTGLIAHGLDVNTSQVHLLNLTSFGSYSISRWAITPSAHASYISNTTAKNIIGRLAEHHVQLPGTFGSYKLIHWNVEPSSKRNWWQQYYWVVGLAVLIALLIGLSAFGIFVIWKRRQESAHTYKPVNAAVPEQELQPL from the exons ATGGCGCGGGCACACAGTCACCTCCTTCTCCTCATCACCACCACCATTTTCTCCCTCGCTCCTTGCTGCGTTGCCGGCGACCCCCTGCTCCTCCGCAACAGCCATCGAAGCTCCCACACCGCAATGGTCCTTCCATTGTACCTCTCTCCACCGAATTCCTCCACCTCAGCGCTCGATCCTCGTCGCCAGCTTCAGGGATCCGAGTCCCAGCGCCACCCTAACGCTCGCATGAGGCTCCACGACGATCTCCTCCTCAATGG GTATTACACGACGCGGCTTTGGATCGGTACTCCGCCGCAGATGTTTGCGCTTATTGTCGACACTGGGAGCACAGTTACGTATGTTCCTTGCTCCACTTGCGAACAGTGTGGCAGCCACCAG GATCCGAAGTTCCAGCCAGACTCATCAAGCACTTATCAAGCTGTCAAATGTACATTGGATTGCAACTGTGACACTGACAAGAACCAATGTGTGTATGAGAGACAGTATGCTGAAATGAGTTCTAGCAGTGGTGTCCTTGGCGAGGATGTCATATCCTTTGGAAATCAGAGTGAGCTTTCCCCACAGCGAGCTGTTTTTGGTTGTGAAACTGTTGAGACTGGTGATCTTTATAGCCAGCATGCTGATGGCATCATGGGATTGGGCCGTGGAGATCTTAGCATCATGGATCAACTAGTTGATAAAAATGTAATAAGTGATTCATTCTCTCTATGCTATGGTGGAATGGATGTTGGTGGAGGCGCAATGGTTCTTGGTGGCATATCTCCCCCATCGGGCATGGTCTTTGCAAATTCAGATCCTGTGCGAAG CCCATATTACAATATCGATTTGAAGGAGATACATGTTGCGGGGAAGAAACTGCCTCTAGACCCACAGGTTTTTGATAAGAAACATGGAACTGTCTTGGATAGTGGTACGACTTATGCTTACCTACCAGAAGCTGCATTTCATGCATTTAAAGACGCT ATTGAGAGGGAACTTAATTCATTCAAGCAAATCAGTGGTCCAGATCCAAATTACAATGATATATGTTTTTCTGGTGCTGGAAG TGATGTTTCTCAACTCTCGAAAAGCTTTCCAGTGGTTGACATGGTATTTGGAAATGGTATGAAGTATTCACTGTCACCTGAAAATTACATGTTCCGG CATTCAAAAGTGCGAGGTGCTTATTGTCTAGGGGTATTCCAGAATGGAAAGGATCCAACTACTCTTTTAGGAG GTATCGTTGTCCGAAACACTCTTGTTACATATGATCGTGAGCATACAAAAATTGGTTTCTGGAAAACTAATTGTGCTGAGTTGTGGGAAAGATTACAAGTCTCCAATGCCTCACCGTTGATGCCTCCAAATTCAGGAGTAACAAATTCTTCCCAAACATTTGAACCTTCGGTTGCTCCATCTGCATCACAGCATAATGCACCTCCAG GTGAAATCCAAATTGCACAAATAACACTTGCAATTTCATTTAACATCAGCTACGTGGATATGAAGCCTCGCATTCCTGAATTGACTGGGCTCATTGCTCATGGGTTAGATGTTAATACTTCTCAG GTTCACTTGCTGAATTTGACTTCTTTTGGAAGTTATTCCATATCTAGATGGGCCATAACCCCGAGTGCACATGCAAGTTACATTTCTAACACAACTGCAAAG aATATAATTGGCCGGCTTGCTGAACACCATGTGCAACTTCCTGGCACCTTTGGGAGTTATAAGTTGATTCATTGGAATGTTGAGCCTTCATCAAAACG GAATTGGTGGCAGCAATACTATTGGGTTGTGGGTTTAGCCGTTTTGATCGCATTGCTTATAGGATTATCGGCATTTGGAATATTCGTAATTTGGAAAAGAAGACAGGAAAGCGCACATACTTACAAGCCAGTGAATGCGGCTGTTCCAGAGCAAGAACTACAGCCATTATGA